The Microbacterium schleiferi genome contains the following window.
CCCCACGGCTGGAACCCATCAGCCAGCCGATCACCGCGATCACGACGCCGAGCACCGCGATCACGAGGGCGCTTTGAGCCATGGATGCCGTGAGCTGGGCATAGATGACGCTGAGGGCCGACGGCGACAGATCGAGCTGACCGGCCAAGACGGTGCTCGCCGCCGCGCCGATGCCGAATCCGGCCGCGAGCATCCCCCCGCCGATGAAGAGTCCGACTCCGGTGCCGATCACGGCGACACTGCGGCGGCGGGCGATGACGATCGCGAGCACAAACAGGCCGATCGTCACGACCGAGAGCCACCAACCGACAGCATCGGCGAGTGCGTAGACGGTGCGGAAGGTGGTGAGAGCCTCACCGTCACCGATGATGATGGTCTTGTCGATCGTCGGGATCAGGCTTGCAACGCCGACCCCGCTCTCGGTGAGCCGCTCCTTGACCTGTTCGATGATGGGGCCCAGAGCGATCCCCAGCCCGTCGCTGTCGAGGACGAGGATGCCGCCACCGTCAGCTGTGGCTGCGGTCGTGATCGACCGATGAACCCCGCGAAGTGCGAACCCCCAGACATCGGAGAAGGCCTCGGACGCGACAATGCGTTCAACCGCGGAGTTGACGAGGTTCTGTACACCTTGCGCCGCCGGCGCCCGCAGCGCATTGAGGGCGGTAGCCGCTGCCGGCGGCAACCCCAGACTCTCGACCCCGTCGAAGACCTGATTCGTGAGCGCGGTGAAATCCACCTGTTCGTCGATGGCGGCAGTAGCCTCGTCGACGATCAGCTCCTGGACGGCGGGGTCTTCGGTCAGGGGCGCGAAGGTCGCCACGAACGCCGCTTCGTCCACGAGCTGCACGCGCGCCCACGTGGTCACGACCGAGACCGGAACGAGGATGGTCGCGATCACGATCAGCAGCGCGGACAGCGCCGCGCGCCACCAGCCTCCGGATGAGGTGGCGCGACCGGCTAGGCGCGCGTTCTCGGCCTCGAGAGTACGAATGCGGGCTTCGAGATCATCCGGCGATGTCGGGGTCATGCGCCCATTCTGTCGGAACTGTCAGGCGCTCACATGTCCGTGAGGTAACGACTGCGTCCCGTTACACCCAGAAAGAGGTGCGTGAGACTAGACGGCCCGCAGAACGGCGACGACCTTGCCGAGGACCGTCGCGTCGTCGCCGAGGATGGGCTCGAAAGCCGAGTTGCGGGGGAGGAGCCACGTGTGGCCGTCTCGCTGACGGAAGGCCTTGACTGTCGCTTCGCCGTCGAGCATCGCCGCGACGATGTCGCCGTTGTCGGCCGTCGGCTGTGATCGCACCACGACCCAGTCCCCGTCGCAGATGGCTGCATCGATCATCGACTCGCCGCTCACGCGCAGCATGAACAGGTCACCCTTGCCCACGAGCTGTCGCGGCAGGGGGAAGATCTCCTCGATCTGCTGATCGGCAGTGATCGGCACGCCCGCGGCGATGCGCCCCACGAGCGGGACCATCGCGGCATCGCCGACCGAGGGCGAGATGTCTGCCGGGTTCTCGGCTGCCATGCCCGGCAGATCGATCAGTACTTCCATCGCGCGCGTCTTGCCCGCGTCACGCCGGAGGTATCCGCTGAGCTCGAGCTGGTTGAGCTGATGGGTGACACTCGAGAGGCTCTTGAGTCCGACGGCGTCGCCGATCTCTCGCATGCTCGGCGGATAGCCGTTTCGGGCGATCGCCCGCTGGATCACTTCGAGAATGGCGAGCTGTTTCTCGCTGAGGCTGCGCCGCCGCCGTGTGCCCGTGCGCTCCCGTGACGGCTCCTCGTTCATGACCCTGCTCCTGTCGCTGCTCGCATCTGCCCCGCACTCCTCTTCGAATGTCGGAGGTCGGTGATTACGTGTGTTCATCGAAACCGTAACCGTCCCGACGCCGATTCGCGGACTCTCGGCCCGCGTGTCGTGTTCGAAAGAACAGCGAGACAGTTACCCCTTGACAGACACAATACTCGAAGATAGCTTCGGAAGAGAGGTTCGTATCCATCCCTCCTGGCCGAGAGGTGGATGCGAATTTCTCCCCGAGATAGCGGAGGATGACATGACGACGATTGCTCTCGGCCCCCTGACCACGGCGACCTCATCGGTTCGGCGCGCGGATACGCGGCAGCCGGCGACCCGCCTTCGCTTGACCGCCCGCGGACGAGCAGTGCTGACCGCTGTTGCCGCTCTTCCCGCTGTTCTGGTCATCCTCGGTGCGATCTGGGGAGGCGGCGCAGCGCTCGCCTCCCTGGAGCCTGCTGCGCCCGCCGGCACCTTCGAGACCGTCACCGTGTCGTCGGGGGACTCCCTCTGGTCCATCGCGGAGGAGATCGCACCGGATGCCGATCCCCGTGATGTCGTGTCCGACATCGCCCGCCTGAACGGCTTGACCGGAAGCGTTGTGAGCGCGGGGCAGCGACTCGCGATTCCCGCCGTATACAGTCAGTGATCCCTCCGGCGTGCCCGGCGACGGTGTCGCTTGGCACCGTACGATGGGACGGGTGACGATCCGCCTCGATGATCTCCCGCTCCGCGACGACCTCCGGGGTCTCCAGCCCTACGGTGCGCCCCAGGCACCGCTGCCGGTCGCCTTGAACGTCAACGAGAACACGCACCCGGTTCCGCGGGAGGTGGCGGACGACATCCTGGATGCGGTAGGCCGAGCTCTCGGCGAAATCAACCGCTACCCCGACCGCGAGTTCCGGGAGCTTCGCGCCGCATTTGCCGACTATCTTCGGCACGGCCTTGTCGCCGATCAGATCTGGGCGGCGAACGGTTCCAACGAGGTGCTCCAGCATGTGCTCCAGGCCTTTGGCGGCCCCGGGCGTCGAGCGCTCGGTTTTGCGCCCACCTACTCGATGTACCCGCTCTTGACGCGGGCAACCGGTGCCGAGTGGGTGTCGGGAAGCCGCGGCGCGGACTACACCCTCGATGCTGAGTCTGCGGTCGAGCAGATCAGCGCCGTCGATCCCGACATCGTCTTCCTGTGCGCACCCAACAATCCGACGGGCACGCCCCTGAGCCTCGACGTGATCGAGGCCGCGTATGAGGCGACGCGCGGGATCGTCATCGTCGATGAGGCGTACTTCGAGTTCGCGCCGCGCACAGCGCCGTCGGCACTTGCTCTGCTGCCGGGCCGCGAACGGCTGCTCGTATCGCGGACCATGAGCAAGGCGTTCGCGTTCGCGGGGGCGCGAGTGGGCTACCTCGCTGCCGATCCTGCCGTCATCGATGCGCTCCGTCTGGTGCGCCTGCCGTACCACCTCAGTTCGCTCACCCAGGCTGCGGCGATCGCAGCGCTCGCGCACGCTCCAGTCATGCTCCAGATGGTCGATGAGATCATCGCGCAACGCGACCGGATTTCAGCGACCGTCGAGGCGCTTGGCTACCGCGCGTACGAGTCGTGGACGAACTTCGTTCTCTTCAGCGGGGTCGATGATCCCGGCCGCACGTGGCAGCAGCTCTACGACCGCGGGATCCTCGTGCGCGACATCGGAATCCCGCGCAGTTTGCGTGTGTCGGCGGGAACCGCCGAGGAAACCACCGCGTTTCTCGAAGCGCTCGCGTCGATAGACTCTCGCGCATGAGCAGCAGCCGCACCGCAACTCTCACGCGCGCCACGAGTGAGTCGCGCGTCGAGGTGAGTCTCGACCTCGACGGTACCGGTGCCAGCACCATCGACACCGGCGTCCCGTTCTACGACCACATGCTCACCGCGTTCGCCAAGCACTCGCTGACCGACCTGACGATCCGGGCCGAAGGCGACGTCGAGATCGACGCGCACCACACCGTCGAGGACGTCGCGATTGTCCTCGGTGACGCGATCCGCGAAGCACTCGGCGACAAGTCGGGTATCTCACGGTACGGCGATGCGCTCGTTCCCCTCGACGAGGCCTTGGCGCAGGCTGTCGTCGACATCAGCGGGCGCCCGTACCTCGTGCACGACGGTGAACCCGACGGGTTCGCGCTGCACCTGATCGCCGGTCACTTCACGGGCTCGCTCGTGCGGCACACCTTTGAGGCGATCAGCTATCACGCCGGGTTGACGGTCCACCTTCGCGTTCTTGCCGGACGTGACCCGCACCACATCGCGGAAGCCGAGTACAAGGCCTTCGCGCGCGCGTTCCGCCAGGCGAAAGCCCTCGACCCCCTCGTGCGCGGAATCCCGAGCACGAAGGGTGCCCTGTGACCGCGACACCGAGCTCGGCCGCCCGGCCGACAGTCGCTGTCTTGGATTACGGATCCGGCAATGTGCACTCGGCCGTCAAGGCGCTCGCCCTCGCCGGCGCCGATGCCCGGCTGACCGACGACCTCGACGCGATCATGGCTGCCGACGGGCTGGTGGTCCCGGGTGTCGGGGCCTTCCGGTCCGTTGTGGACGCCCTGCGGGAATCCCGAGCCGATCAGCTCATCGAGCGTCGCGTGGCCGGCGGGCTCCCGGTCCTGGGGATCTGCGTCGGGAT
Protein-coding sequences here:
- a CDS encoding histidinol-phosphate transaminase, which encodes MGRVTIRLDDLPLRDDLRGLQPYGAPQAPLPVALNVNENTHPVPREVADDILDAVGRALGEINRYPDREFRELRAAFADYLRHGLVADQIWAANGSNEVLQHVLQAFGGPGRRALGFAPTYSMYPLLTRATGAEWVSGSRGADYTLDAESAVEQISAVDPDIVFLCAPNNPTGTPLSLDVIEAAYEATRGIVIVDEAYFEFAPRTAPSALALLPGRERLLVSRTMSKAFAFAGARVGYLAADPAVIDALRLVRLPYHLSSLTQAAAIAALAHAPVMLQMVDEIIAQRDRISATVEALGYRAYESWTNFVLFSGVDDPGRTWQQLYDRGILVRDIGIPRSLRVSAGTAEETTAFLEALASIDSRA
- the lexA gene encoding transcriptional repressor LexA, whose product is MNEEPSRERTGTRRRRSLSEKQLAILEVIQRAIARNGYPPSMREIGDAVGLKSLSSVTHQLNQLELSGYLRRDAGKTRAMEVLIDLPGMAAENPADISPSVGDAAMVPLVGRIAAGVPITADQQIEEIFPLPRQLVGKGDLFMLRVSGESMIDAAICDGDWVVVRSQPTADNGDIVAAMLDGEATVKAFRQRDGHTWLLPRNSAFEPILGDDATVLGKVVAVLRAV
- the hisB gene encoding imidazoleglycerol-phosphate dehydratase HisB gives rise to the protein MSSSRTATLTRATSESRVEVSLDLDGTGASTIDTGVPFYDHMLTAFAKHSLTDLTIRAEGDVEIDAHHTVEDVAIVLGDAIREALGDKSGISRYGDALVPLDEALAQAVVDISGRPYLVHDGEPDGFALHLIAGHFTGSLVRHTFEAISYHAGLTVHLRVLAGRDPHHIAEAEYKAFARAFRQAKALDPLVRGIPSTKGAL
- a CDS encoding LysM peptidoglycan-binding domain-containing protein — protein: MTTIALGPLTTATSSVRRADTRQPATRLRLTARGRAVLTAVAALPAVLVILGAIWGGGAALASLEPAAPAGTFETVTVSSGDSLWSIAEEIAPDADPRDVVSDIARLNGLTGSVVSAGQRLAIPAVYSQ